In a genomic window of Gossypium arboreum isolate Shixiya-1 chromosome 9, ASM2569848v2, whole genome shotgun sequence:
- the LOC108455505 gene encoding uncharacterized protein LOC108455505, translating to MVLYEALYRHKCCTLLYWTKLGEQRVLGPELVFETEENVRLIGDYLKAASDRQKSYADLKRCEIEYSVGDFVFLKVSLWKKVLRRYRSDPTHIVPVEKIEVRPYLTFEEEPV from the exons ATGGTACTGTACGAGGCTCTGTATCGGCATAAGTGTTGCACTCTCTTGTAttggactaagttgggtgagCAACGGGTTCTGGGCCCTGAGTTAGTCTTCGAGACTGAGGAGAATGTTCGACTAATTGGAGATTATCTGAAGGCAGCTTCTgacagacaaaagtcttatgccgatctgaaaagatgtgagatcgagtaTTCTGTGGGAGACTTTGTATTTCTGAAGGTCTCACtatggaagaaggttttgag gcgctaccgctctgatcccacgcatATTGTCCCTGTTGAGAAAATTGAGGTTCGACCATATctaacctttgaggaggagccggttTAG